Proteins encoded within one genomic window of Halococcus salifodinae DSM 8989:
- a CDS encoding AAA domain-containing protein: MAELRGPIVDVGETRSVSTQYGERDLAELTLRPERGQAEPVTLTLWGKWSEIAEYAQTGMEVLALGVEHEEFRGEIQYATAGDSRVVIEPDYLVNVTDVRSWVQCPRMHYLNTLSGVPLNYPVVKGTIVHEVFSDLLRGGEVEAAIDDRVAEVGLDLGLLDRDADEVREDVSDHARAIDGWLSQGTLDGGDEWRSEQTLISERYGLKGRADAVRRGAPVELKTGKNTNSEPRFQDKVQVACYALLLDERGEPPDTGTLLYTKNAALDRNEESGDLSPTKDFSLNDGLLDYVLRERNHLAAMAVAGEIPTGYEANATCNYCFEQDTCMVISGRLDQESKAGQIGEAIPEGERAYFDRFYRAIEAERGAVHNEYAKLWTQTATERADADRALIDLEPAGEIEVDGRWELRARCDDPVSKIREGDVVLASDGHPVRGNAEMARVVSMGEEIVVTADEPVELRRLDVYPSEIGADRMLTALHDALLAGDESQKDVLFDRRDPAFQDIEETFIDNNPAQDRAVRRAVGAEDCALIHGPPGTGKTYTIARTVRALVERGERVLLSAFTNRAVDNALDALRDQGFEEFVRVGTEHGVREDIQEHRLESRGDPDERAAELRNAPVVAATTASCGSRIMREGSFDVAVIDEASQLTEPATLAAVTLADRFVLVGDHQQLPPVVQSADATGTVETTTATDGSGATAAKTMDGAGGATSGIADLSRSLFERLIETHPEAAVLLDTQYRMAQRIQAFSSDEFYDGRLRPASPAVAGQHVSDLPGVTSDALPDHLQERVTFVDPDGTVRGNTNPAEVEAVAEIVEAYASAGVARTDIGVIAPFRAQAAAIRREVPDVTVDTVDRFQGSAKEIIIVSFVATGDLDSPIFEDFRRVNVALTRAKKGLVLVGDRAALATDERYARMVEWAE; encoded by the coding sequence GTGGCGGAGCTACGCGGGCCGATCGTCGATGTCGGCGAAACACGGAGCGTGAGCACCCAGTACGGCGAGCGCGATCTCGCGGAACTCACGCTCCGACCCGAGCGGGGCCAGGCAGAGCCCGTGACGCTCACCCTCTGGGGGAAGTGGAGCGAGATCGCCGAGTATGCACAGACAGGAATGGAGGTGCTCGCGCTCGGCGTCGAGCACGAGGAGTTCCGGGGCGAGATCCAGTACGCGACCGCGGGCGATTCGCGGGTCGTGATCGAACCCGACTACCTCGTGAACGTTACTGATGTACGCTCGTGGGTCCAGTGCCCCCGGATGCACTACCTCAACACGCTCTCGGGCGTTCCCCTGAACTACCCCGTCGTGAAGGGGACGATCGTCCACGAGGTGTTCTCGGATCTCCTGCGGGGCGGCGAGGTCGAGGCCGCGATCGACGACCGCGTGGCGGAAGTCGGGCTCGATCTCGGGCTGCTCGACCGCGATGCCGACGAAGTGAGGGAAGACGTCAGCGATCACGCCCGAGCGATCGACGGGTGGCTCAGCCAGGGCACGCTCGACGGCGGGGACGAGTGGCGCTCCGAGCAGACCCTGATCTCCGAGCGCTACGGGCTGAAGGGCCGGGCCGACGCCGTCCGCCGGGGCGCACCGGTCGAACTCAAAACGGGCAAGAATACGAACAGCGAGCCGCGATTCCAGGACAAGGTCCAGGTCGCGTGCTACGCATTGTTGCTCGACGAGCGGGGTGAACCACCCGATACCGGGACGCTGCTCTACACCAAAAACGCCGCGCTCGATCGAAACGAGGAGAGCGGCGACCTCTCGCCAACGAAGGACTTCTCGCTGAACGACGGACTGCTCGATTACGTTCTCCGCGAGCGCAACCACCTCGCCGCGATGGCGGTTGCGGGCGAGATTCCGACAGGGTATGAGGCAAACGCGACCTGTAACTACTGTTTCGAGCAGGACACCTGCATGGTCATTTCGGGCCGACTCGATCAGGAGTCGAAAGCTGGGCAAATCGGAGAAGCAATTCCTGAGGGAGAGCGGGCGTACTTCGATCGGTTCTATCGCGCGATCGAAGCCGAGCGCGGCGCAGTCCACAACGAGTACGCGAAGCTCTGGACCCAGACCGCGACGGAGCGCGCCGACGCCGACCGCGCGCTGATCGACCTCGAACCCGCAGGAGAGATCGAGGTCGACGGGCGGTGGGAACTTCGTGCGAGGTGTGACGATCCGGTTTCGAAGATCCGCGAGGGCGACGTGGTGCTCGCGAGCGACGGCCACCCAGTACGAGGAAACGCCGAGATGGCGCGCGTCGTTTCGATGGGCGAGGAGATCGTCGTCACGGCCGACGAGCCGGTCGAACTCCGTCGACTCGACGTCTATCCCTCCGAGATCGGGGCCGATCGAATGTTGACCGCACTCCACGACGCGCTGCTCGCGGGCGACGAATCGCAGAAGGACGTCCTCTTCGACCGGCGCGATCCCGCGTTTCAGGACATCGAGGAGACGTTCATCGACAACAACCCGGCCCAGGACCGGGCGGTGCGCCGCGCGGTCGGGGCCGAGGACTGCGCGCTGATCCACGGGCCGCCAGGCACCGGGAAGACATATACCATCGCGCGCACGGTCCGCGCACTGGTTGAGCGTGGCGAACGGGTTCTACTGTCGGCCTTCACGAACCGCGCGGTCGACAACGCGCTCGACGCGCTCCGCGATCAGGGGTTCGAGGAGTTCGTTCGGGTGGGTACCGAACACGGCGTGCGCGAGGACATCCAGGAGCACAGGTTAGAATCCCGCGGCGACCCCGACGAGCGCGCGGCCGAACTCCGGAATGCCCCGGTGGTGGCGGCGACAACCGCGAGCTGTGGCTCACGAATCATGCGCGAGGGATCGTTCGACGTCGCGGTGATCGACGAAGCCTCCCAGCTCACCGAGCCCGCGACGCTCGCGGCAGTCACACTCGCCGACCGGTTCGTCTTGGTGGGCGACCACCAGCAGCTCCCGCCAGTGGTCCAGTCCGCCGACGCCACCGGGACTGTTGAAACCACGACCGCGACCGACGGCTCGGGAGCGACCGCAGCCAAGACGATGGATGGGGCAGGCGGAGCAACCTCGGGCATCGCCGACCTCTCGCGCTCGCTGTTCGAGCGGCTGATCGAGACGCATCCCGAGGCGGCGGTGTTGCTCGACACCCAGTATCGGATGGCCCAGCGCATCCAGGCGTTTTCCTCCGACGAGTTCTATGACGGCCGACTCAGACCAGCCTCGCCCGCCGTCGCCGGCCAGCACGTCTCTGACCTTCCGGGTGTCACGAGCGACGCGCTCCCCGACCACCTCCAAGAGCGCGTCACGTTCGTCGATCCGGATGGGACAGTGCGCGGCAACACCAACCCGGCGGAGGTCGAGGCGGTCGCCGAGATCGTCGAAGCGTACGCGTCAGCAGGCGTCGCGCGCACGGATATCGGCGTGATCGCGCCGTTTCGCGCCCAGGCCGCCGCAATCCGGCGGGAAGTACCGGACGTGACCGTCGACACCGTCGATCGGTTTCAGGGTTCGGCGAAGGAGATCATCATCGTCTCGTTCGTCGCCACGGGCGACCTCGATTCACCGATCTTCGAGGATTTCCGGCGAGTGAACGTCGCGCTCACGCGAGCGAAGAAGGGGCTCGTGCTCGTCGGCGACCGGGCGGCGCTCGCCACCGACGAACGCTACGCCCGAATGGTCGAGTGGGCCGAGTAG
- a CDS encoding DUF6789 family protein, translating to MADTGPTNVDDRASDESDDAFTLVDESPTDAAGDLVGIFKDGVIGAIAGAAGTVMLSAVLFVALNLGWFDSSSFGGLAALIGLGSDNLVGYVIFFGGGMTTWPLLFVSVQEYLPGPTLALRGVSFATITWTGFVGAFYTGQSGLALAGYVVCSLVAHWAYGFTLGSVFDYFLERVDTRIGGRPRVA from the coding sequence ATGGCAGACACTGGCCCGACGAACGTCGACGATCGTGCGAGTGACGAGTCCGACGACGCGTTCACGCTCGTGGACGAGTCGCCGACCGACGCTGCCGGCGATCTCGTCGGGATTTTCAAGGACGGCGTGATCGGCGCGATCGCCGGCGCGGCCGGCACCGTGATGTTGTCGGCGGTGCTATTTGTGGCGCTCAACCTCGGCTGGTTCGACAGCAGTTCGTTCGGCGGGCTCGCGGCGCTCATCGGGTTGGGGTCGGACAACCTCGTCGGCTACGTCATCTTCTTCGGCGGCGGGATGACGACGTGGCCCCTCCTCTTCGTCTCGGTCCAAGAGTATCTCCCCGGCCCGACGCTCGCGCTTCGAGGGGTTTCGTTCGCGACGATCACGTGGACGGGGTTCGTCGGAGCCTTTTACACCGGCCAGTCCGGTCTCGCGCTCGCGGGCTACGTCGTCTGTAGCCTCGTCGCCCACTGGGCGTACGGGTTCACCCTCGGCTCGGTCTTTGATTACTTCCTCGAACGCGTCGACACGCGGATCGGCGGCCGGCCGCGGGTCGCGTGA
- a CDS encoding DMT family transporter has product MTAKKGVPMVFLAAVGFGTIGIFGKLATAAGLNNATLLTVRFAVATALLVGYLAVRDHAPRPNRRQLATMTGLGIAYAVLTGAYFWGLVYVPAGLATITLYTYPVYVYAVSTVVLDESLTPLKGVALVLALSGVVLIVSLDTAGIDPAGLALVSIAAIGYAAYTTGSRLAVDDMNADQLATGAIATTGVCMLAYGVAAGRLFVPRTVEQWAIITGLAIVGTVAPILLFVNGL; this is encoded by the coding sequence GTGACGGCGAAGAAAGGGGTTCCGATGGTGTTTCTCGCCGCAGTCGGGTTCGGCACGATCGGGATCTTCGGCAAGCTCGCGACGGCCGCCGGTCTCAACAACGCGACGCTTCTCACGGTTCGGTTCGCGGTCGCGACGGCGCTTCTCGTGGGCTATCTTGCGGTTCGCGATCACGCTCCTCGTCCGAACCGGCGGCAACTCGCGACGATGACCGGGCTCGGGATCGCGTATGCGGTGCTGACCGGCGCGTACTTTTGGGGGCTCGTGTACGTCCCGGCGGGACTCGCGACCATCACGCTCTACACCTACCCAGTGTACGTCTATGCCGTCTCCACAGTAGTGCTCGACGAATCGCTGACTCCGCTGAAGGGCGTCGCACTCGTCCTCGCGCTATCCGGAGTCGTGCTCATCGTGAGCCTCGACACCGCCGGCATCGATCCGGCCGGTCTCGCGCTCGTGTCGATCGCGGCGATCGGGTACGCCGCCTACACCACGGGAAGTCGTCTCGCCGTCGACGACATGAACGCCGATCAGCTCGCGACGGGCGCGATCGCCACTACTGGCGTCTGTATGCTTGCCTACGGCGTCGCCGCGGGCCGGCTGTTCGTCCCCAGAACCGTCGAGCAGTGGGCGATCATCACTGGGCTCGCGATCGTCGGGACGGTGGCACCGATCTTGCTGTTCGTCAACGGGCTTTGA
- a CDS encoding EamA family transporter: MEESRASVVTTAEPVVTVVLGVLVLGERLSPGILAGGTLVLAGVLLIQRETPNGRPAAPSGED, from the coding sequence GTGGAGGAGAGTCGTGCGAGCGTCGTCACCACCGCCGAACCGGTCGTGACCGTCGTCCTCGGCGTTTTGGTGCTCGGGGAACGGCTCTCCCCCGGAATCCTCGCCGGCGGCACGCTGGTCCTGGCGGGCGTCCTGCTCATCCAGCGCGAAACCCCGAATGGACGGCCGGCAGCGCCATCCGGTGAGGACTGA
- a CDS encoding ATP-dependent helicase: MDGRELLAETDVDFDPESVEITDGDVLDSLDPVVRKWWVEQFGEFVPENDGFFTPPQKEAIPHIQAGRNALVCAPTGSGKTLASFTAILDDLFRQERAGERADEGGGDSDRDAGLDNSVYCLYVSPLKSLANDIHRNLDVPLSEITERLEARGEDVEVRHAIRHGDTSSADRQRMLDETPHILNTTPETLAILLNAPKFREKLSTVEYVIVDEIHSIAGGKRGTHLAVSLERLEALTETSPTRIGCSATVEPLDTIAEFLVGRRASGESRAYEIVDARFAREFDLELRCPTDDLIDTPRGEVQGRFYDALDGLIDEHTNTLVFTNTRSGAERVLHTLRENYGFDESDSGCHHGSLSADRRQAVEAGLKAGELSVVTTSTSLELGIDMPHVDLVVQVGSPKSVAALLQRVGRAGHRLGREVKGRVFALDRDELVECAVMLRKAEQNFVDRVFVPERAHDVAAQQVYGMAITGPHPESEIREILVCAYPYRNYTDEEWEILMRYLTAGYAGMEDRNVYAKIWRDENDPPDGEHHYDFPVGEPLIGKRGRLARVIYMTNIGTIPDSFSCDVVVRGGDEWVGQLDENYLDTLDTGDVFVLGGSRYEYRYRRGSKVYVDPTGARPTVPSWFAERLPLSYDLGREILDFRGELLDRLDSRGVRGVRSWLREFPLDENAVRAIARTFDEQVRYAGPESVSTRSRLAIETELDHNERVRRYHVHSNYGRRFNDGLSRVLAHRCAEATNANVTVAVADNGFSLGLPLNRKVDFVGLLRDIEPGDVRHDLRASLDGTDLLKRYFRINATRALTVLKRYKGYEKSASQQQVSSEMLLGFVEDLDDFAVLEETYRELLEDKLAVEAIEDVLAAVQADEIEITVERVDSPTPMAFGLATLLASDVVLAEDESAVLQEFHQRVLDEIGDGEDVLADD, translated from the coding sequence ATGGACGGGCGCGAGCTGTTGGCCGAGACCGACGTCGATTTCGATCCTGAGTCGGTCGAGATCACCGACGGCGACGTGCTCGATTCGCTCGATCCCGTTGTACGGAAGTGGTGGGTCGAGCAGTTCGGCGAGTTCGTCCCCGAGAACGACGGGTTCTTCACGCCACCCCAGAAGGAGGCGATCCCCCACATCCAGGCCGGCCGGAACGCGCTCGTCTGCGCTCCCACGGGATCGGGAAAGACGCTCGCGAGCTTCACTGCGATCCTCGACGACCTGTTTCGTCAGGAGCGAGCCGGCGAGAGGGCGGACGAAGGGGGCGGTGACAGCGACCGCGACGCTGGCCTCGACAACTCGGTCTACTGTCTGTACGTCTCACCCCTGAAGTCGCTCGCCAACGACATCCACCGCAATCTCGATGTCCCGCTTTCGGAAATCACCGAGCGGCTCGAAGCCCGCGGCGAGGATGTGGAGGTGCGCCACGCGATCCGTCACGGCGACACCAGCAGTGCCGACCGCCAGCGGATGCTCGACGAGACGCCACACATACTGAACACCACTCCGGAGACGCTTGCCATCCTGCTCAACGCGCCGAAGTTCCGGGAGAAGCTCTCGACTGTCGAGTACGTGATCGTCGACGAGATCCACAGTATCGCAGGGGGAAAACGTGGAACGCACCTCGCGGTCTCGTTGGAGCGGCTCGAAGCCCTCACCGAGACTTCGCCGACGCGGATCGGCTGTTCAGCGACCGTCGAACCGCTCGACACTATCGCGGAGTTCCTCGTCGGGCGGCGAGCGAGCGGCGAGAGCCGCGCATACGAGATCGTCGACGCACGGTTCGCCCGCGAGTTCGACCTCGAACTCCGGTGTCCGACCGACGACCTCATCGACACGCCTCGCGGCGAGGTTCAGGGCCGCTTTTACGACGCGCTCGACGGGCTGATCGACGAGCACACCAACACGCTCGTGTTCACCAACACTCGATCGGGGGCCGAGCGCGTCCTCCACACTCTCCGAGAGAACTACGGCTTCGACGAGTCGGACTCGGGCTGTCACCACGGCAGCCTGTCGGCCGACCGTCGTCAGGCGGTTGAGGCAGGACTCAAAGCCGGCGAGCTCTCGGTGGTTACGACCTCCACCAGCCTCGAACTCGGCATCGACATGCCCCACGTCGATCTCGTCGTTCAGGTCGGCTCGCCCAAATCGGTCGCCGCCCTCCTCCAGCGCGTCGGCCGTGCGGGCCACCGGCTCGGCCGTGAGGTCAAAGGGCGGGTGTTCGCACTCGACCGCGACGAACTCGTCGAGTGTGCGGTGATGCTCCGGAAGGCCGAGCAGAACTTCGTCGACCGGGTCTTTGTACCGGAGCGCGCCCACGATGTCGCCGCACAACAGGTGTACGGGATGGCGATCACCGGGCCACACCCCGAGAGTGAGATCCGGGAAATCCTCGTGTGTGCGTACCCCTACCGGAACTACACCGACGAGGAGTGGGAGATCCTCATGCGATATCTCACCGCCGGTTACGCGGGGATGGAGGACCGCAACGTCTACGCGAAGATCTGGCGGGACGAAAACGATCCGCCCGACGGCGAGCACCACTACGACTTCCCGGTGGGCGAGCCCCTGATCGGCAAACGCGGCCGGCTCGCGCGGGTGATCTACATGACCAACATCGGGACGATCCCCGACAGCTTCTCGTGTGACGTCGTGGTTCGCGGCGGCGACGAGTGGGTGGGACAGCTCGACGAGAACTACCTCGACACCCTCGATACGGGTGACGTGTTCGTGCTCGGTGGGAGCCGATACGAGTACCGCTACCGACGCGGATCGAAGGTGTACGTCGATCCGACCGGCGCGCGCCCCACGGTGCCGTCGTGGTTCGCCGAGCGTCTCCCCCTCTCCTATGATCTCGGTCGCGAGATCCTCGACTTCCGGGGCGAGCTGCTCGATCGGCTCGACAGTCGGGGCGTGCGTGGCGTCCGATCGTGGCTTCGGGAGTTCCCGCTCGACGAGAACGCCGTCCGGGCGATCGCACGCACCTTCGACGAGCAGGTGCGCTACGCCGGCCCCGAAAGCGTGAGCACTCGATCCCGGCTCGCGATCGAGACCGAACTCGATCACAACGAGCGGGTCCGCCGATATCACGTTCATTCGAACTACGGACGACGGTTCAACGACGGCCTCTCGCGCGTGCTCGCCCATCGGTGTGCGGAGGCGACGAACGCGAACGTCACGGTGGCGGTCGCGGACAACGGGTTCAGTCTCGGGCTTCCGCTCAACCGGAAGGTCGATTTCGTGGGGCTGCTTCGGGATATTGAACCGGGCGACGTTCGCCACGACCTCCGGGCGAGCCTCGACGGGACCGATCTGCTGAAGCGGTATTTCAGAATTAACGCGACGCGCGCGCTCACCGTTCTGAAACGGTACAAGGGCTACGAGAAATCCGCGAGCCAGCAGCAGGTCTCCAGCGAAATGCTGCTCGGGTTCGTCGAGGATCTCGACGACTTTGCGGTACTCGAAGAGACCTATCGTGAACTCCTGGAGGACAAACTCGCGGTCGAAGCCATCGAGGACGTACTCGCGGCCGTCCAGGCGGACGAGATCGAGATCACGGTCGAGCGGGTTGACTCGCCGACGCCGATGGCGTTCGGGCTGGCGACGCTGCTGGCGAGCGATGTCGTCCTCGCGGAGGACGAGAGCGCTGTGCTCCAGGAGTTCCACCAGCGCGTGCTCGACGAGATCGGCGACGGCGAGGACGTCCTGGCCGACGACTGA
- a CDS encoding WD40/YVTN/BNR-like repeat-containing protein, with translation MSSSSAKSRGFFAYYREYARSGVHAASAAALTAFGLLATYTGNRGFILLAIAVYVLPPAFLYLTGEGERVPTVVGDGDQSGGNRGDGATREVDPGDEDRSSSVDADAEGGTDDRHQVDDTDTAPPEAENGANRGTDRQTGADATEPNHHEVSSSGESLADDIGTDDASRDEDGWSTVETPTDEPLTGVVATHDGAFAVGENGVVLARETDGWEFALEHGPSADGESLRGVDATDDDQTIWFAGDGGALGRYDIEEGRLTDHSAPKDQTSTWTAVAVVGSAGEERVHLANGSGEVLRGAYDGGAVDWDEIRKPGSGSSITDLAFDDAGYACDSSQGVYATTDGGASYETIGIEDANTDFAALAATDAELVVAGGDGTVFRYDGSVWTTLRAGETALRAIDLANEMGLAAGDAGGIFEHADGGWESVETPTDADLSGVLVGAGERDRPDVAVGTSGTIVERDRD, from the coding sequence ATGAGTAGCTCGTCGGCCAAATCCCGTGGCTTTTTCGCGTACTACCGGGAGTACGCTCGCTCCGGGGTCCACGCGGCGAGCGCGGCGGCGCTCACCGCCTTCGGATTGCTCGCGACCTACACGGGTAATCGGGGGTTCATCCTGCTGGCGATCGCGGTCTACGTCCTTCCGCCGGCGTTTCTGTATCTCACCGGCGAAGGTGAGCGCGTCCCGACGGTCGTCGGCGACGGGGATCAGAGTGGCGGGAATCGTGGCGACGGAGCCACACGTGAAGTCGATCCGGGAGACGAGGATCGATCGTCGTCCGTGGACGCCGATGCTGAAGGCGGGACCGACGATCGACACCAAGTCGACGACACCGACACCGCACCGCCAGAGGCTGAAAACGGTGCGAACCGCGGCACCGACAGGCAAACCGGGGCCGACGCCACCGAACCGAACCATCACGAGGTATCCTCCAGTGGGGAGAGTCTCGCCGACGACATCGGCACGGACGATGCGTCCAGAGACGAGGACGGTTGGAGTACGGTCGAAACGCCGACTGACGAACCTCTCACCGGCGTGGTCGCGACCCACGATGGCGCGTTCGCGGTCGGCGAGAACGGTGTCGTGCTCGCTCGCGAGACCGACGGCTGGGAATTCGCACTTGAACATGGCCCGAGCGCCGACGGAGAGTCACTCCGCGGCGTCGACGCCACCGACGACGACCAAACGATCTGGTTCGCGGGCGACGGTGGCGCGCTCGGGCGCTATGATATCGAGGAGGGTCGCCTCACCGATCACTCGGCCCCGAAAGACCAAACGAGCACGTGGACCGCCGTCGCGGTCGTCGGTTCGGCAGGCGAGGAGCGGGTTCATCTCGCGAACGGCTCCGGAGAAGTCCTTCGAGGCGCGTACGACGGCGGCGCTGTCGACTGGGACGAAATCCGCAAACCAGGCAGCGGCTCCAGCATCACCGACCTCGCGTTCGACGACGCGGGCTACGCCTGTGACAGCAGCCAGGGCGTCTACGCCACGACCGACGGCGGCGCGAGCTACGAGACGATCGGGATCGAGGACGCAAACACCGACTTCGCCGCGCTCGCGGCCACCGACGCCGAACTCGTCGTGGCGGGTGGCGACGGCACGGTCTTTCGCTACGATGGCTCGGTCTGGACGACGCTCCGCGCCGGTGAAACCGCGCTTCGAGCCATCGATCTCGCGAACGAGATGGGGCTCGCAGCCGGCGACGCTGGGGGAATCTTCGAGCACGCCGACGGCGGGTGGGAGTCGGTCGAGACACCGACCGACGCCGATCTCTCGGGCGTCCTCGTCGGTGCCGGCGAACGCGATCGTCCGGATGTCGCTGTCGGGACGAGCGGGACGATCGTCGAGCGCGACCGCGACTGA
- a CDS encoding MBL fold metallo-hydrolase — translation MRVTFLGTGAAMPTGRRAQTGLLVESGDDRVLVDCGSGVLNALARTDAGYEGVSTVLLTHHHLDHVADLLPLMKARWLAGEEHLEVVGPQGTKELLDGLLSVHEYMDGRIDLRVREVGPESFELAGFSVDATETRHSMYCLAYRFTHENGAEGESEADDDSEPPAFTFGADSEAFEGLANFADGSAVLAHDCSFPDEVDVSNHPTPSQLGTTLADSGTELGRVYLTHLYPHTEGRHEEMLESIGERYDGDVRFARDGLTVEIE, via the coding sequence ATGCGCGTGACCTTCCTCGGAACCGGCGCGGCGATGCCGACCGGCCGGCGGGCCCAGACCGGACTTCTCGTCGAATCAGGCGACGACCGCGTGCTCGTCGACTGTGGTAGCGGCGTCCTCAACGCGCTCGCGCGGACCGACGCGGGCTACGAGGGCGTCTCCACAGTCCTCCTGACTCACCACCATCTCGATCACGTCGCCGACCTGCTGCCCCTGATGAAAGCCAGGTGGCTCGCGGGCGAGGAGCACCTCGAAGTCGTCGGCCCGCAGGGAACCAAGGAACTCCTCGACGGGCTGCTTTCGGTCCACGAGTACATGGACGGCCGGATCGACCTCCGGGTACGCGAGGTCGGCCCCGAGTCGTTCGAGCTTGCGGGGTTTTCGGTCGACGCGACCGAGACGCGCCACTCGATGTACTGTCTCGCCTATCGGTTCACGCACGAAAACGGGGCCGAAGGCGAGAGCGAGGCGGACGACGACAGCGAACCGCCAGCGTTCACCTTCGGAGCCGACAGCGAGGCGTTCGAAGGGCTCGCGAACTTCGCTGACGGCTCCGCGGTGCTCGCCCACGACTGCTCGTTCCCCGACGAGGTCGACGTCTCGAACCACCCGACGCCGAGTCAGTTGGGCACGACGCTGGCCGATTCGGGAACCGAACTTGGTCGGGTCTACCTCACGCATCTCTATCCCCACACCGAAGGCCGCCACGAGGAGATGCTCGAATCCATCGGCGAGCGCTACGACGGCGACGTTCGGTTCGCGCGCGACGGGCTGACCGTCGAGATCGAGTGA